A region from the Flavobacteriales bacterium genome encodes:
- a CDS encoding TolC family protein, producing the protein MKNNFYAILFLLLVKSSFSQQSFTLKQAQDYALEHNQEVLNADLDLQIAEKKVWETTASGLPQISAKGELQNFIDIPTTVLPANAFNPMAPADELVGVKFGTDYNVTGTLQVSQLLFSGNYLVGLQAAKTYTSLSKQMKDKSEQEVKSSVANAYYTVLVLQENVVTLDSTLLKMKELLKTTQILVDNKVMESTNASQLRLSVLQVENGITKVKSQLEVSYSLLKMEMGMDLTTAITLADTYADITNSAANYADEKFASANNIDYQLLETQLKLNELSLKNTKANYLPSLAAFLSHQQVAMRNDFDFFDGDKDWFPTTVWGLTLNIPIFSSGQRASQVSQAKLEVQKTENTMAQLDKGLQLQYIQFSSQYNSAKDAFETQQQAVAVAKEILNSTEIKYKEGVVSSMELTQAQNQLLQAQTDLTNAGFELIKAKLDLDKLFNKFNQ; encoded by the coding sequence ATGAAAAACAATTTTTATGCCATCCTGTTTTTACTCTTGGTAAAGTCCTCGTTTAGTCAACAGAGCTTTACTTTAAAACAGGCTCAAGATTATGCGCTAGAGCATAATCAAGAAGTGCTTAATGCAGATTTAGATTTGCAAATAGCCGAGAAAAAGGTTTGGGAAACCACAGCATCAGGGTTACCCCAAATATCAGCAAAAGGAGAGTTACAAAATTTCATCGACATTCCAACAACAGTTTTACCAGCAAATGCTTTTAATCCTATGGCTCCTGCAGATGAGTTAGTTGGGGTAAAGTTTGGTACTGATTACAATGTAACTGGTACACTTCAGGTAAGTCAATTGTTATTTAGTGGAAACTATTTAGTGGGATTGCAGGCAGCAAAAACATACACTAGCCTGAGTAAGCAGATGAAAGATAAGTCTGAGCAAGAGGTGAAAAGTAGTGTAGCCAATGCTTATTACACTGTACTTGTTTTACAAGAAAATGTGGTGACGTTAGATTCTACATTGTTAAAAATGAAAGAATTGTTGAAAACAACACAAATTTTGGTAGATAACAAGGTAATGGAGTCTACCAATGCCTCTCAGCTAAGATTATCAGTGCTTCAAGTTGAAAATGGAATTACAAAAGTGAAATCTCAACTGGAGGTGTCATATTCTTTATTAAAAATGGAAATGGGAATGGATTTAACCACTGCAATCACATTAGCTGACACTTATGCTGATATCACCAATAGTGCAGCAAATTATGCTGATGAGAAGTTTGCTAGTGCTAATAATATTGATTATCAATTGTTGGAAACGCAGTTAAAGCTTAATGAGCTAAGTTTAAAAAATACAAAGGCCAATTACTTACCGTCTTTAGCCGCTTTTCTGTCGCACCAACAAGTTGCAATGAGAAATGATTTCGACTTTTTTGATGGAGATAAAGATTGGTTTCCTACTACTGTTTGGGGATTAACATTAAACATTCCAATTTTTAGTAGTGGTCAACGAGCTTCTCAGGTGAGTCAAGCTAAATTAGAAGTTCAAAAGACAGAAAATACCATGGCACAACTGGATAAAGGGCTACAATTGCAATACATTCAATTTTCAAGTCAATACAACAGTGCTAAAGATGCTTTTGAAACACAACAACAAGCTGTAGCCGTAGCTAAAGAAATTTTAAACAGTACAGAGATTAAATACAAAGAAGGTGTTGTCTCAAGTATGGAGCTAACGCAGGCACAGAACCAGTTATTACAAGCTCAAACAGATTTAACAAATGCTGGCTTTGAATTGATTAAAGCAAAATTAGATTTAGATAAATTATTCAACAAATTCAATCAATAA
- a CDS encoding efflux RND transporter periplasmic adaptor subunit, giving the protein MNTNYKIALIPIAFALWMTSCGEPSSLDQLIAKQTKLEGEIKAKQGELKEVEGQIKEMDTTQSNDVVYPRVSIVNLKTRTFNHFFEIQGSLEAEKNVMVVPETGGLIKSLPVKEGQYISKGQTIATFDSDVIASNIKELEEQLELAKYMYEKQKSLMDQGVGTEINFKQAEGQYQSLQKTLNTLKTQKGKFVLKAPFSGYVEQVFPVVGEMAGPASPIIQLIDLSNMKATAAISEAYLKNLNGNNLVNVYFPALDKELKDLEVKRIGKFVNPVNRTVTLEVNIPKTEGNMVPNLMTVMNVRDYKKDSAIVVPSSVILKDANQESYVYVLENGKKAVQTKITTGQSYKGETEVLAGLSNGDVVIDKGARKLVDGDIVTVVE; this is encoded by the coding sequence ATGAATACAAATTATAAAATAGCATTGATTCCTATAGCTTTTGCATTGTGGATGACAAGTTGTGGAGAACCATCTTCTCTTGATCAATTAATTGCTAAACAAACAAAACTAGAAGGAGAAATTAAGGCTAAGCAAGGAGAGCTTAAAGAGGTTGAGGGACAAATAAAAGAAATGGATACAACTCAATCAAACGATGTTGTTTATCCAAGAGTTTCTATTGTGAATTTAAAGACAAGAACTTTTAACCACTTTTTTGAAATCCAAGGATCTTTAGAAGCTGAAAAAAATGTAATGGTAGTGCCTGAAACAGGTGGTTTAATTAAATCATTACCAGTAAAAGAGGGACAGTATATTTCTAAAGGGCAGACGATAGCAACTTTTGATTCTGATGTAATCGCTTCAAATATAAAAGAATTAGAAGAGCAATTAGAATTGGCGAAATACATGTACGAAAAACAAAAGTCTTTGATGGATCAAGGTGTAGGAACTGAGATTAACTTTAAACAAGCTGAGGGACAATACCAATCTTTGCAAAAAACGTTGAATACATTAAAAACTCAAAAAGGAAAATTCGTTTTAAAAGCTCCTTTTTCTGGGTATGTTGAACAAGTGTTTCCTGTTGTAGGAGAAATGGCTGGGCCAGCTAGTCCGATTATTCAATTAATAGACTTGTCTAATATGAAAGCTACAGCAGCAATTTCTGAGGCCTATTTAAAGAATTTAAATGGTAATAACTTAGTTAATGTTTATTTCCCAGCATTAGATAAAGAGCTAAAAGATTTAGAGGTAAAGAGAATAGGGAAGTTTGTTAATCCAGTAAATAGAACCGTGACTCTAGAAGTCAATATTCCTAAAACAGAAGGAAATATGGTGCCTAATTTAATGACAGTCATGAATGTAAGAGATTACAAAAAAGATTCAGCAATTGTAGTCCCTTCTAGTGTAATCCTTAAAGATGCCAACCAAGAATCTTATGTTTATGTGCTAGAGAATGGTAAAAAAGCAGTTCAAACAAAAATAACTACAGGACAATCATATAAAGGAGAAACAGAAGTGTTAGCTGGATTGTCTAATGGAGATGTGGTGATTGATAAAGGTGCTAGAAAATTAGTTGACGGTGATATAGTTACTGTTGTAGAATAA